aaactataaaatatcattttacatagtttttgataaaattaaaaagtgtattgatatatgaaaacatcatctattttgaaacatcaaaaaatttctaaaacatcatctatttataaacagagggagtatttaaTTTGTTGCCGGTTGTTTGTTTTGGTGAGCATAGCTTTCTCAGTAAAAAAAAGTTCAGCTTTTCATTGATCAACTGTGAACTATACAAGAATCACACACTTCAGTATTATATAGTGGACAAAGAGGATAATTTTTATACATCATGTGTCACCAATAGTCTCCACAGGAGCAAGTTCCATTCTTAAAATGATGAAACCTCCTAACATCTCTCAATATAATTTCTCTGTCAACAATCTTTGAGATAAACTTTGTAGCTTGATGACAGTCATTACAAACCCTCAGGTTTTTAGCCACCCTTATAACAGTACCCGGTGATGTGTTGAGTATCCCAAACGCAATCGCTAGCTTCTCACTGTGTCCACATAGCAAAAcctctttctcatcttcttctacATTGTGAAGCACACAAGACGTGTCAGGTACATATCCTTCTTTTCTCATTTTCTCCCACAAGGTCTCCAGATATCCATGGAGCTTCTTGCTTTGCGGGTGAGACGAGTCACCTGCTATGAATTTATGTACTTCATCTCCATGCTCGATCCAGCTGCATCCAGGTTCTTTTCTCACCCCTTTCTCTTTCATTTTTCTCCTTACCTCTGTTCCTTTCTCCCAAAGACCTGCTGATGAATATATATTGGCAAGTAGCACATAGTGACTAGCTACGTCTGGTTCAAGCCGAACGAGATTCTGAGCAGCTATTTCTCCAATTTCTAGGTTATTGTGAATCCTGCAAGCACCTAGGAGACTACTCCAAGCTCCAGCTTTGTCGAAATCAAGAGGCATCGTGTTCATGAGCTGATACGCTTCTCCAACTCTACCAGCCCTTCCAAGCAAATCTACAACACATGCGTAATGATCTGAGCTAGGTTCAACACCGTATTCGTTTTGCATGTTGTAGAATATTCTCAATCCTTCATCCACCATCCCTGAGTGGCTACAAGCTGCAAACACTGAGATGAACGTAACCTCGTTTGGTTTTACTTTCTGTACTATCATCATCTTGAGCAGATCTATGGCGTCTTGCCCGTTTCCGTGCATCCCGTATGCCATTATAATGACATTCCAAGTTATGACGTTTCTGATTGGAATCTGATCAAACACTTTTCTCGCGTTGTGGAGGCAGCCACATTTTGCGTACATGTCGACTAAAGCGCTTCCTACAGCCACACCAGTTGCCAAATTGTTCTTGATGGAGTAAGCATGGATCTCTTTCCCCTTTGCTAATGCTGACAGTGCAGCACAACTGGGGAGGATTGTCATCAGAGTGATGGAATTGGGTTTCAGATCAGCTTTTCTTTCAAAGTTTTGCATCTTGTGTAGCAGAAGAAGCGCATCCTCATGGCATTCTGAGAATACATAACCTGTAATCATGGTGTTCCACGTAACTAAATCTTTATCTTCCAATTTACTAAATATCATTTCGGCGATATCGATGTTCCCCAGCCTAGAATACATATCCATCAATGCGTTCTGCACAAACCTGTCTTCTCCTAGACCTCTTTTCACAACAAAACCATGGATCGCTTCTTTTCTAGAGAATGCATTAGAACGGACACAAGCAGGGACAACGCTTGCCATTGTGGTTGTGTTAGCCAAAAGCCCAGCACTTTCTTCCATTTCAATAAACAGAGACAACGCTTCCTCGTCACGCTCATTCTGCGCACACCCAGCGATCATAGCATTCCAAAGGCCAATCTTTCTATCAAAGATCCCATCAAACACACGACGAGCACTCACCACTCGCTTGCAATTACAATACATGTCAACCAAAGCACTCCCAACAAACGAATTCTCATCCAAAGAACCGTTTTTCAAAGCGTAGGCGTGCATCTCCTTCCCTGTCCTCAACAACTCCAAGTGTGAGCAAACAGGAAGAACACTCGAGATAGTGAACCCATCTGGCTCAACACCATTCAACACCATCTCACGCAAATACTCCAGCGCCTCGAGAAACTGTTCGTTCTGACACAAAGAGCTCAACACAGTGTTCCACGTGACCAAATCACGACCATCAAAACTTCCAAGCAAGACCTTACAAGATCCCAACTTCCCCAGCTTACCATACATAGCCACCAACGTGTTCACCATAAACGAATTCAACTCACCCTTCCTCAAACTAAACGCATGAACCTGCTTACCAAGCAACAACCCCTCACTCAAATTCGAGCAAGCGATAGCTACACTCACCAACGTAAACGAACTAGGCTCAACATCCTCATCCAACATACACCGGAAAGCCTCCAACGCCATCTCCCACTTCTCGAAGCTACACAAGGAAGAAATCAACGAGTTCCAAGAGACTTGGTTTCTCTCGGTAATTCTATCGAACACCTTGTAGACATCTCCGAAGTCTCCGCACTTTCTATAGAAATTCACGAGGGTGTTCGCAACGGTGACAGAGTCGGCTCCGTATCCGAATTTATACACGTGggcgtggatctgcttccccaAATCCGCGTCGCGGAGGTCGGCGACGGCTTTTAGCAGAGCGGGGAAGGCGAAGTTGTCGGGCGTTATGCCTAGAACGATCATGTCGATGTAAGTTAAGACGGCTTCACGGAGGAGATTTGATCGGACTTTCGAGCGGAGGGAATCGATCCAAAACTCCGGAGAGCGTGGCTGAGAGATGAGTTTCGAAGGGGAGCCATCAACGGCGTTGGAGACTTCCGCTAGTGCTGCGGAGGTTGGTGAGGCGCGAAGAAGGTAAGGAGGTTTCTGGCGGGAAGACGGAAGCGGTTGAGATAGGGGAGGGAGAAGAAAGTGAAGGCAAGAGGACATGGCTCGGAGGTATAGTTATGGCGTCGTATCATCTCTGTGCGGCCACTGTGAGTCAGTGGCAGTGAGTCAAAGGAAGGTTCATGGGCCTTTAATGGGCTTACATATTGGCTCGTTAATTATTTCTCTGCTCTATTCGCTGCCCGTTGGCATAAAGAGAGAGAGTGGAATTCAAAAGGATCAAATCATCCCACCATTGACGGAAACACAGGACGtgagataacaaactaagtTACATATTAGAGAATTAGACAAAAAATGGCTTTATATCCAATTCTAATTAGTATGAGATATTTTCGGAAGGAAATCAAAAGTAAATTCATGCGGGCTTACCTATTAGatccaaagtggacaatatcgtattAATCGaaaaatatagagttggacatgggcTTTAACAAacccaacaattggtatcagagtgGTTAACGAGAAATCTGCAAAAAGACCAATATATGCTTCGAGAGATGAATGGTATCCTATGAGTTAGAAATGAGAGGTGTGTGGCAGAGATCAAGTCAAAAGATTCTAGAAGTCAATTATGGAACACGAGATGAAAGTGATCATTAGTTTGAGGGGGAGAATGtgagataacaaactaagtctCACATTGGAGAATTGAACAAATgatgtctaatatataaaaaaatgtccaactctaattagtacgaggTCTTTTaggaaggaaaccaaaagtaaatccatgcgggcttgCCTCTTAGCCTAAAGTGGACAATATCATACTAATCAgacaatatagagttggacatgggcTTTAACAATCCCAACAGAGGAAACCTTAGCTCGGAAGCGAATCTAGAAGATGACTGAGTTTCCTTCAACGACGGAGATAACAGTTACTTCTTCTCTCCTCCTCTTTTCCTATATGGGCCGGTGTTCATCTCACATACAAGGTCGCATCGCACAAGCGATTCGTTTCAAGTTCTGAGCTACTTCGAGCATCGCGGTTCATATCTATGAGAAGTAGGTTTTGAGTAGTACTAGCAGCGCTCGCTTctgccttctttttttttggatcttTGTAGGAGAAGCTTTCTTGCTaagcaaagagaaaacaaattgATGTCAAAACCTACATCTTTTCAGCTTTTGGGGTTTATAATGTaaaattttttacaaattttcatATAATCTTCCATTTTCTAATATTGTAACAAAGCGTTGAGGTCATCGCTTTGCAGCACTTAGCGCCATGGCGCCAAAAGCCATCGCTGTTCGAAAGGGGTATGtgaaaaatagattttgaaattCTGGTTAATTTGtgaaaaatagattttgaaattCTCGTTAATTAATAATCAAGGAGAGGGTTTGTTATAAATTCAAACCTCTCACTCCCCCCTCCACTCCCCCTAACAAACACTATCACCAACAATCAtctgagagaaagaaagagagagaaaatggaGAGAAAAATGGAAGCGTTCTTAGCAAGGTTGGAGAAACTCGAGATTCTACGTCGGAAAAACCAAAACGCTATGGCGATCCTTCTCGAGAAACTGGcaacgatgaagaagaagaggtagATCCGAGTGTGAAGAATGCGGCGGCAAATCAGTCGAAAATTACAATGACGATGAATGATGGATATGCATATGTGACAATGTTGACGATGCAACATATGAATCCAACGATCAAGGGCTGGATCTGTTGATTGAACTCAGCATAAGTTCCTGAAAGTGATTGACGCTATGAACAAAACCTCAACCCCATAAACATCAAAATACATATAGGAcaaggattaaaaaaaaatatatgaaagttCTCAAAACCacaagaatctgaaaaatataaatataaaaataagcaTATCATAAGAAATTTTTGAgcaaatacaatatttttatatgtaaatatctcAGGGTATATATGTAATCAATCATTccactattaaaaaaatattagtgaaaTAATTCGGTGAAGTTATTACAAGTCGGTGAAGTTATTACAAGTCTTAAACTGAATCTTGTAGTATACTTTCTTAACTGAGTCTTATAGTATATACTAGTGGTTGTCCCGCGTAAACTCTTTCCTATAATGTTTATCTTTACAAGTGTTTGTATTTTGAAAAGTTTGATgttacattatatattaatcacTATTTTTATGgttgatttagtttttttttattgaccaTCTCTTTCCATTGAACTTGTTTTATAAAGAGAAGAGATTCTCATCTTTATTTTCCTTGCAATTGATTAAACTTTCTAATACAATGTTGAGATGAGCAgaatgaaagttttattttttaatttcactggtgaattttttttaatttggttgtTTTATACTAAGGTGTTTAATCTTATTGGATGTCCCAAAAGTATTTAATTTTACATCAGCTCTTATATGTTTTATCAGGTTATTTATGGTTCTTATCATGTTTGGACTATGCAAGTAtacatatactccctccgtttaaaaaatgtatgttttaaaagaaaagctattttaaaagatgtatttttcatatttgtaatgcacttttgttaacttataatgaaaaattctaaacttcaaaaactttatttatatttcttgaaatcttattggtttagaaatatagaaaatataagattacaaaaattatgtatttacaactaagttttaatatattttatcaatatttgtgaaattttaaaacaagtattatttagaaatagagaaaatattttctttctgTATCAATATTGGATTTATTGtttagtcttttttttaatatactacgtgattaataaaaaaattcaaattgatATGGTGAAATTTTCACTTGTTTGTAGTTATATGTGACATATGTTGCGAATAATatgtttatttcataattaaaatataattttctttttgttttaaataattttatattttgataatatgtagagcaaaatttctaaaatttgtggTCGATTGACAGTAATGATGTGTATCAGTTTTTCTTTCTGCCTtcctaatataaattaattttcatttaaattgtttatatttgaacttgatagtatttttcttatacactatcttaaaagttttttaaaatacttactatagaaaaaatactttttgttaGGAAGGTAGAAAGAAAAACTTATACACATCattactatatataaatatgcatGTTTGTTTAAATCTTGtatatgttattatatttgGACACCAAGTAAGCCATTTCATCccaaaaactaatcagaattttttttttttttttttgagaaaaggcCTTAATCAGAATTTACAATATAAATGATATTGTTAATGTTCAAAACATGGTTTTACATTGAATTTGCTATATatggtttattttttatatattaataattttgctatatcttattattgatattattattattaattatatatctcattataattgtatttaaaataaattagttatatataatatgatttaatCCAATTTCAGTAAGCGTACGTTAGTTTGAATCTATGTGTTTCAATCTGTCATTATTAACATGGACTCGTATTCGATCTTCTGGCAAGTCTACTTTTATCCTGCACTATGTGTCTGTATTTCAATTTACTCTGAGCTTGATTACATAGGAATTAACAAATGTTTGTCCAGTGCCGTGCGAGCCTTTCTTGGGGCCCAAGGccaattttatatgtattattaaatactagattttgacccgcgcttgaaaagcgcgggtttgtttttgtaattaaatatattttaaacaaatttctatataagataATGTATAAGTTTGAGCACATTTATCCAAAAACACAGACCAATCCGTACTAAACTGAAAAACCAAAATTGAACTGAATTGCATAAATAATAAAGCAAACCATATATCTATGACTGAAAAAttgaaaccaaaccgagaaccaaatgagtacctgaattttcaaataaaaattatatatgtaaaaatattaattacattcaattttaaataaccaaatatcataaaaattctatttataaACCGGATAACCCGAAAACTTGAATTacctgaatatttttatttggttgataaataatttagttaaccaaaagtataaattatgtatataattatttatttaaaatatatatatataactatgtttaatataacacatagtatcaaaactattttcaaaataatattatgttttaaaataagtaaattttgTTCTAAAACACAATTCTACTGCTAACCTATTTTAAAGTATCGATATAGTGTTAATACATATCTATGTGTTTTCAAAGTTTTTAGAAGTTATCGCTAACCGATTTATAATTAGTTAGACTAAATATTTAACAGAACCAAAGATAAATAGCCATTTTCTGAAAATATAGCAGATGGAAAGATTGAACCGGTTTTATGTAGACCATAATCATATATATGGATTCGTATAAGAACTGGTTTGGTATTAAATAATACAACCAATTTAGAATATTAAGTTGTGACAAACATCCTTTAGTTTGTGAATGATAATGCTGAAGTGTTCATCTAACTAATACTAAAAGCCAAATATAAAGCTCTCTGAGAGGGTCCACGTCGGACTGAATATTCGTCCAGTAGAATTGCAACATTCTTCCACGTCATTAAAtgactagggattaacccgggctacgcccgggattttttatttttttctaatttaaattgttaaatcatttatatttaggttatgatatatatttatataaatgttaagatacatgtcataattaaaatttgtttttaaactttaacacgttaaattaacatattttttactatttaattatgttttgtaattttgttggctatctatttatcatatttagcaaaactatatgtttagtgttggaataaatgttttagatatttaattaaactgtagaatatttttggatcgaccacatgctcaataATCGAttgatccgtaaaaagatggtcgatctccttggccatgtaagtacaattttaacaaaaatatctttgattttcaaatattaagtatataactattcttttgaatattgtttatgtaaatattttttgtgatgtttgaatttgtgatgttcgtatacttaacctagatgatattgatgtttaacaatttattgttttctggaaatagaaaataatgatatatcaaaatgtatctaatacttgttaaatgatagtataatgtaaattacattcattatttgaaaataaccatttgttgtttttatttttttttaaatcagaaattatttttatttaaaaacattattcatatataatataatagtttaagtttggaagattaatctatatatataaattatgtatattttttaaaaaataatttaagatattatatattgagtaaccaaataaaagctgaatttcttaacttgaaaatcaaatatttatatttttgtcttcacgTTAGACTCACCAATCCAttatagtgtgaggttgatgttataatgagttttatagggactttcttgatgtaaaactatacatttttatttttttttgtttaatatggtatttccattttaatataatttactaccattttaagatagatgtacattttaagatagatgcttaaatcttaatgttctttttctattttttaaaatgtttatttccatttcttaaatatttttacgtaatatctatattttatattttaaaatagatatttaaatcttaatgtactttttccattttttcaaattgtgtattaacttatattatatattttacattttaagatagatgtttaatgcttaatgaactttttccattttttaaaaaaagttgtgtatttacttattattatatagataattcatatattatatatttacattatttacttattatttattgataattcatatattatatatttaatgctTAATGTTTATTTCCACTTCATgacattttatttacttaatatctctattttacattttaagatagatgtttaaatcttaatgtacgttttccttttttttttaaattgtatatttccatttgttatactttctatttacgtaatatctatattttaaattttaagatatatttttaaatcttaatgtaattttccattttttaaattgggtatttacttatattatatatttacttatgatttatttttctttatattgtgtatttctatttcttatactttctatttactaataattttatattttaagatagatttacattttaagatagatatttaaatactaatgtacttcttccgttttttaaaattgtgtatttccttttcttatactttctatttgggtagtatctatattttacattttaagatagatgtttaaatcttaatatactttttccattgtttttaagttgtgtatttctttttcttatagtttatatttacttaatatccatattttacattttaagatagatgtttaatatttaatgtactctttccattttttaaaaattatgcatttacttattattgtatatattattcgtatatttatatatttataatatttacttattatttatttttctatatattgagtatttctctttcttatactttatatttagttaatatcgatattttatattttaagataaatgtttaaatcttaatgcatttttccatttttaatgtaaaacggcaatgtttaatacaagaacttggacaaatagtcaaatagttatatttatgtttttttttcttttttatataaaatggtaatgttacattatgaagataagcCATTTCTTTTAgtgaaaatggtaatcttacatatgtttaatgtagtttttctatttttttatgttgtatgtttacatataattgttatttttaaatgtaaaatggtaatcttacatatgcttaatgtattatttccattttttatgttgtatgtttacatattatttattattttctaaattatatatggagataaaccgtcttttttttagtgaaaaatggtaattttacatatgtttaatgtagtttttccatttttatgttgtatgtttacattttatttttttaaaataaaaatgtaatatgataatcttacatatgtttaatgtagtatttccaatttttatgttgtatttttacatatatttattatttgcaaaattatatagaatgttttttgtttttttttataaaacggtaatgttacattatgaagataagccgtcttttttttaagtgaaaaatgataatcttacatatttttaatgtagtttttccattttttgtgctgtatgtttacatattatttataattttcgaaaattagtaaaattaaaatgtaaaactatattttatgcaacttgtcatctttcgggagaagttttttttgctgatgtggacgctctatggagccttaAAAGGTCaattttattagtattttttttataaaacggtaatgttacattatggaaataaaccgtctttttttttaagtgaaaaatggtaatcttacatatttttaatgtagtttttccattttttatgctgtatgtttacatattatttataattttcgaaaattagtaatattaaaatgtaaaactatattttatgccacgtgtcatctttcgggagaagtttttttgctgatgtggacgctctatggagcctcaaaaggtcccttttattagtatagattactTGGGTTTGGGTTTCTGTGGTTTTGGGTCTGTATTTTGGGCTTTTGTTATGATATAGTTTCATCTCGCTCTTTCTTCTCCGCCTCTAGGTTTCAAACCaacttttcatcttcttcctactAATCCAGAAATCCATCGGTCATTCCTCTTAAATTTCTTCTTAAATCAATCGATCTATCTTCAATACCACCTTTTCTCTTCGAGAACAGTTGAGGTTCGattataaaaaggtaaaaaggtTAGCATCCCTACACTCTAAATCATCCTATCAACCCTGAGGATGATACTATCATAACCTCGATTGTTTTGACTTTCAGTTTATGGAGGTTTCGTTCAAGAAGGGATTAGTAATTCTGGTCTTGAtctaaatctttatatataaagtaaatatcTCTAACGTCTTTACCTACGATTAcaattgatttacattttattcGTTTTTTTGTACAAGAGATTCATCATTCTGAGCAATTATTATATTCTGTATCAGatgatttatgttttgattGATGTTGTGTTTACATATATAGATACCTATATTCGTTTTAAGTCTCATAGTTGTAGATCTAATGAAACAATTCTGATCATGTCTCATCTGATAAATTGAACGTTTATTCGAGATCTGTTATTGAAATGTGAAAACTTTGAACATTGATAAGTCTCTATTAAGCGTTGTTTTTCTGTCCTGCATCTAATACATATGGTTTGGTCTTGAAATTGCAGAAAGCGTGAATAAGATTGTGATGGAGTCAAAATATGGTAAAAAGAAGTCCAACAGTAGTAGTAGTTCCTTATTTTACAAAGCTCTCCTCGGTTACAGCATTGAAGACGTTCGCCCCAACAGTGGAATCAAGAAATTCAAATCTCTGTCTACTCCAACGTAAAGCTTCTTCTTCCCTTCATTACATTACTATCTCTCTCCGTTACAGTATCATGTTTCTTACAatgtttatttctttatttgcaGTGCGTTAAGAGGCCATCCTGAGTTGTCGCGCACAAAGTCTTCACTATAGTTATAGCTGCTTTCTTTAATTTCCAGTTTATAATTTACTTTCTGTTAAGCTCTATTTCTGCTTGGTTCCCCAATCCCATCGTTTTCTCATCCTACTACAAGTTCAGACAACAAGGTGACATGGCCTTATCTGCAATCGGTTTCGAAGTTACGAGAAGCCGCCCGAGGTCTCTTTCTTTGAGCCTAGCATCTTTCAAGACTCCAAGGGACTGGGTCTCCGTACTCTGACCAGGTCCCAGCTTGACGAAATACACACTCCTGCTGCCTGCGAGATTGTTTCTTCTCTCTCCAACGATCACTTCGACTCTTGCGTCCTCTCTGAGTCCAGCTTCTTTGTCTACCCCTACAAAGTCATCATAAAGACTTGTGGCACCACCAAGCTCCTCCTCTCTATCCCGCCTCTCCTTAACCTGGCTGGTTAGCTCTCTCTGAGTGTCAAGTCCGTCAAGTACACTTGTGGCTCCTTCCTCTGCCCTGGCGGCCAGGAATAATCAAGTGGAGACAAAAATTGTTTAGAAGACTCTAACTGTGCCAAGTTAAAGCTGAGGAAAGTCGCCGTGGTCACTTGATTCTCCAGCACGAGTCCGAGAGATTCGTTTTCCAAGCTGAGCCCCTCATAACTCGCAAGATTTCTAgcacatttttcatattttgttacTTTTTGTTGCATTTATTTGGAAACAAAGAGCAAATCGACAAGAGTCATAACTCACAAGATTCCTGTAATTatcaatcaaaagaaaaatgcaTACAGGTGAATATAATAATCCCATGGTATttacaaaaatcaaattaataatattaataatccCATAGTACTACTATTAACGTATGGTAGCTATTTTTTTGCCACATCTTGATACCAAAGGGTCAGTCCTAAAATAGATAAAGAGATATGTCATTAAAGAAACATTTAACCATCAACGTCatactttaaataaatttgcaatatataaatagaaaattagTTCTCACATTTATACAACAAAATTATACTTTAATAAaatactagatctcgatcctcGCAATCGCacggatttttgttttaatttatttttaaattgatatatattataatatatatgtgtctatcaatttttaaacataatgaatttacggtatatttttttcattgaataaattgtttcaaactttcttatgtatttgtatcttcttctatatatatatattttggattattatttcattattaaaatcgtaactatatatataaagattagtaaaatattgttttattgtcatattcaaagatattgtaacatttcataaatttagaaagttttaaaaaaattaagcatttcccttcatagatttatattatcgagtaaataattaaacatttagtttttgtttaatgtttaaaataagctatatagtttaaaatttgttttaaggtagtaaaga
The nucleotide sequence above comes from Brassica napus cultivar Da-Ae chromosome A9, Da-Ae, whole genome shotgun sequence. Encoded proteins:
- the LOC106451570 gene encoding LOW QUALITY PROTEIN: pentatricopeptide repeat-containing protein At3g57430, chloroplastic-like (The sequence of the model RefSeq protein was modified relative to this genomic sequence to represent the inferred CDS: inserted 1 base in 1 codon), whose product is MIRRHNYTSEPCPLAFTFFSLPXSQPLPSSRQKPPYLLRASPTSAALAEVSNAVDGSPSKLISQPRSPEFWIDSLRSKVRSNLLREAVLTYIDMIVLGITPDNFAFPALLKAVADLRDADLGKQIHAHVYKFGYGADSVTVANTLVNFYRKCGDFGDVYKVFDRITERNQVSWNSLISSLCSFEKWEMALEAFRCMLDEDVEPSSFTLVSVAIACSNLSEGLLLGKQVHAFSLRKGELNSFMVNTLVAMYGKLGKLGSCKVLLGSFDGRDLVTWNTVLSSLCQNEQFLEALEYLREMVLNGVEPDGFTISSVLPVCSHLELLRTGKEMHAYALKNGSLDENSFVGSALVDMYCNCKRVVSARRVFDGIFDRKIGLWNAMIAGCAQNERDEEALSLFIEMEESAGLLANTTTMASVVPACVRSNAFSRKEAIHGFVVKRGLGEDRFVQNALMDMYSRLGNIDIAEMIFSKLEDKDLVTWNTMITGYVFSECHEDALLLLHKMQNFERKADLKPNSITLMTILPSCAALSALAKGKEIHAYSIKNNLATGVAVGSALVDMYAKCGCLHNARKVFDQIPIRNVITWNVIIMAYGMHGNGQDAIDLLKMMIVQKVKPNEVTFISVFAACSHSGMVDEGLRIFYNMQNEYGVEPSSDHYACVVDLLGRAGRVGEAYQLMNTMPLDFDKAGAWSSLLGACRIHNNLEIGEIAAQNLVRLEPDVASHYVLLANIYSSAGLWEKGTEVRRKMKEKGVRKEPGCSWIEHGDEVHKFIAGDSSHPQSKKLHGYLETLWEKMRKEGYVPDTSCVLHNVEEDEKEVLLCGHSEKLAIAFGILNTSPGTVIRVAKNLRVCNDCHQATKFISKIVDREIILRDVRRFHHFKNGTCSCGDYW